The window ctttccttctagcaaaaagcATATCGAAAAGCACTGTagcaagaagatcactgatctctatcaatCACTAgcaagactgaggctttcaaaataataataataataataataaaactacatTAATGcgtgataaaataattgtcggcgtgaattaattaatgcattaacgCGATAATgcattaacttgcccagccctgatatttatatatatataataaaatgtatataaataaattaataattaatgagCAAAGTAGATTGACAACCATAttgcagtatgtatatatgtgtgaaaCTTCTGTGCATAGCTGCTACAGCTCTTCTGACATCATGATGGCCTCAAGAAAAATCATGGgacactggagaaaaaaaatgttcatctaagCCTGTCACATTGGCAAATTTCTAAGAAAATATTCGGCAAACAAGGTCAGCGGTGAACACAGTATATtcgctgtgaaaaatgctttttgtacaagactaacccccccccccaccatctgCATTCCCGAGTAAATTTCTGAATTGCATCTCATACCAATATCAGCCctatacttcatctgataacaaaggtgtacatCATAGTTGAGCGGACACCTCTTCAGGAGCTCCTTCAGACCAAATGGCACCAAAATGGAAATTTAACTTGTAATCACGAACTGATTCTGTCTGTATGTGATGGAAAAAATAACGATTCAGTAAAGCAGCACCGGCTCTCTAACTGGAAGTGATCTTAATCCAATCATCAGAGGTTACACCTTCCTTCAAAAACTAGCTTAACTCATCTCAGAGGTGGACAAATCAGTAGTCTGGACTCCAAATTGATAAAAACTAAAAGACCCACTTCTTCAAGTACAATCTTACCTTGGGTGTCACTTTTAAAGACAGCTCATATAACTGTGCAGCAGACTGTCCTGTTTATACTTACAGGCAGTGTGAAGCCTTAATGCAGAAAGCAACACAGAGTGTGTGCATTGTTGTTGACCAAAATCCATTTCTGCTTGAGGCAACCAGCCACCACATATAAAAAACTAATGAGAAAGCACGGCAACATTAAACTGTGCTCATCAGTCTGCAAAATCTACAAAATGATGATGTAGTGCAGAGTCCATTAATGTACAAAAAATCTTCATGTACCTAATCTTGCCATTGCAATATcaagtaatattattttgtaatgatGTCAGGAGTGCCTTGCCAAATATCTGTCAAATATCCGAGTAGCTTTTTCACTGAAGAACAGAACAAAGCGCatccctttctttctttgctaCATAGGTGCTATTACAAGTCAAACGCAGCTTCCAGTGTTCACTTATGCTTGGCTGCTACAATGTCATACAGAAGACAGAAGGGAAAAAACAATGTGttacaaaaattacattattacTACAGGTGTGTTGCTTTCTTTACCATATATAATCCTACAAAAATATGCTATAAAATCCTCCAATGGCTAATTTTTTTCTGGGTAACTGACTGATACCTGACCAGGTTTAGGAATCTAGcctacataatttaaaaatcatcATCAAACACGTCGtcttatattcttttctttcCACAATCAAGCCTTGAACCACTGGTTGACAAATAAGTCAATGTGTGAATGCAAAAAATTTTGTAAAGCATAGggatgtcaaaaacaaaaacaagagtgACCTCTACCAAGACTAGGTTATAGGCATTGATAAGAAAATTTTCTGGAAATGCTAACATGACTGAACATAACTTTGTCAGTAAGGCTAATTTGCTGCTTAAATGTGTCAATAAAGAATCAGTGCTTCTGGACAAGGAAATTGCCATGGTGATTCCCATGTGTTCATTAGTCTATTCAAATTTTAGGAACTGTGTGCTTACTATAAAATGACTCAAAATTACTTTCTGGAGAGTTACTGGGCTTACCTTTTGTGACATTTCAAGCATCAAATTATCATTTACCCCAGGCAACTATTACTAATAATTTAGGAAGGTTTATTGGAGGGAAAGCATTTCTTGATTGGCACGGAATCACAGCTGTTATTATGATCAAGACACTGAATTTTATTCCTGGCTTAAAGAGTGATTTCCCCCCTTACTCATTttgtcacagtaacttgcaaaaGGAAAACATAAGTAAAAATGGCTGAAGGGGCTTTTAGCACCaatataatgaaatgaacaaaatacaTGCACCATTAACCTAAAAATGAAGCACAATACTGACTGCATTCctaacatttaaaatgacataTTTGCATCTAACCTGTGCATTCTGCAGGATATTGTTGACTAAAACCACACGGCGTCTTGCATTCAGAAGTTTTTTGACATATGGATCCAAATCCAGTGCCACCTTCTGATCTTCATTGATCCTGCAAAGCTCTACAGtaaaaagagaataaataaaGAGTCCAATTTCCAAAGATTAACAAGGCTTAAGAAAACACATTGGAATAATTATTCTAAAAATTAAATAGTTTTTGATTATGCTCTAAATAGTCATGTTCTTTAAATCTGCACAGTTAAAAAAGACCAATGCAATATTTTGAATGAGAGAAGGAGAAATCTGTAGGTGTTACCTATGTTATAAATGACATAACATGTTATTTAATCCATCCTGTCCCAATAAGGTAAGTCAACCCCAAAATGAGAAATCTACTTTAAGAATTAATCTGAGCTAAAGAAGTTTgcttaaaatagatagatagatagatagatagatagatagatagatagatagatagatagatagatagatagatagatagatagatagatagatacttatatgAGTCACACTGGTTTGTAGGATATACCGTAActaaatttattatatttttaatcccAGTCAACTTCAGAGTTGATGGATGACAAAAGGATTTTACACATGTGCAACCTCATTCCAAGGAGACAAAAAAGGTTAAGGATAACAAAGGAGTTCCTGGACATCAGagcaataaaacaaaagactTTTTCCACCAAGGatgcacatttatttgtttttattaaaggtAAACTTTAGAGCTGTGCCAATAACTGTGCCCAACATATTCTTGCAGTAATGATTTTAATTAGATGAATGGTAAGAATATTCCAATCATtttgagaaatattttaattattgttgattttatttatgtttggtTTTACCCATTTCCTTTTGAGATTACAGTAAATCTGGATATACACATACCCCACATAcacagtgttttttttctaaaataaataaataaataaataaataaaataaagcttgtcACCTGTGGCAAGGTTGTCAATATGTTCGCGTAGCTCCACTTGACTTTCCCTGAGAAAGCAAAAGTAGCTAAGTTATAAAAGGAATCACACTAATATCAAACAGTAATcaacaaaacagattttttaaatattaagatttAATTATATTGATGTAATTATTACAACAAGCAATGTATCCTTAAACAGAAGGTGTAACAAGTAAATATACTAAAAGGTATATCaattaaacacacaaatacacatacccacccacacacacacacacacgcatcacTTCAgtaaagatctggggcctcaagtataacgccgtgcatagaattcacagtaaaacatagCGTATGGAaacaagtggaaatgtgcgtacacacgaaaaaatccagatgcacaaaaccgtgtgtaagccaacttccacgcacttcagcTCCATGAATCCTGGTCAGCGTTaaatgtaacgcacgtgcacgcacctgccgcCCCAACCTGACTCCTCccaaaattttgcatattttaatgttcaaatcaatataaatagcccctttcaTTCAGTGTTCAGGTAAAAGACAGTggtaaaagcacatggaaaaaaagaatttcagtgaatacaaaATGGAGGTAAGGTAAAATGTACTATTTCTTGCCTtacgcagtggtataagcaacaaaaacgttgtggagacactcgaaagtgaaagttcaagttcagaaagtcgcacagtgcccaaaataaaaaaaagaagtggtcagatatcacaatCAATGTGGAAAGGTGAGTCGCAGGCTGCCGtctatttattctgtttcagacaatattacaaaagctgacccccgtgCCGATGACATGATGGTGCTGCTGCGCCAAGTATATCTTCGGGCGCTGGCTGCtgacacacctctgcctcggaaaccactgggaggccatctggctgtgtggtgacagacgctgttctggagtcGCAAAATACAACAGTGGATGCTGTAGGAGATGTggtcaatgaactaaggaatataaggactatactatgtgatactgaccacaatttaaataaattctttaaaaaataaaggatgCATCTGactacctgtttttacattttgctaattacattcaaaagaagttgtaatgctgtccgacttggctgatcatttgatgcgtcagggtcaggttcatcatagcgcATCTCTTCATGTACATGCCTGTACAATACGACACaatttctgtggactatagagcaggacattaatagagtgaaaatgccTTCTATTTACACAAGCACATTATAGTGTAGCGGCGGTACGGAGCGCCACAACGgatcgattctctgctctttacatggctatttgaggtgacccgctatctttaaaagaactgctcgccttttgctgcactagttggaaaaagcaccttcAACTGTATGGAGCTGCCGTTTTCATAGGTTCTCCAtctatatacagggtggtccagatctaattatgcaactgttcgactgacaaccatctccccgccattttggaatgcaggacagttgctgccatctatcggcaacaaaaataattttaagtgaaatctctatgtgcagggcaggtgctgtgaattctctatgtaataaacttaagttatagcgtaatgaaaattgcataattagatctggaccaccctatagatagatagatagatagatagatagatagatagatagatagatagatagatagatagatagatagatactttatatgaggtaatgccagctcattctctaggtgattcatccctggctgatgtaacttggccagcgccattgcaatagcaatgtgcatgtaTCTGAcctctctgattacatttggaaaaccagacattACTGCAAAATGCTCTTTGATGTTTTGCTGATCTACAACTTTGTCAAACACAGTGTAAGAAAAtctggtacttgtgtactaaatggaCGGCTGGCAttacaaaggaaaacagaagtgttttgatTTACTgggatgtttgtgaaatacccgatcggtcggcaagttcatgttgaaaaactcctgtggttaaaaacctgagagtggacagaacttgcaaaggagcaggtagagcacagttcctcaaagtctgcctttgtaaagccggaaccagtccagcacacagctccaaaaggatagctcttggaaatcaaattCAATTTAGAAGCTAGCCATCATCAACTGTAAACACTCGCTCTCTTCTCATTCTTCcgtttgcaatgtcttctaacaacactacagcagctatggtagttggaatagtttggccattccatgcaccattatattgttacagaatgattacaatcaagtgaattaaatttgtaactgatatgcaattaattttggtatatttgATAAATCCAACATAATTgatgcgaatatgaaaaagaaaggtaaagtacacagaaacagtagcactgctttgacgctgggtgccaccagtttgcaaaattgACCAGAAACTGCGTACGCAAGGAAAggggctaccatgaaaatgtgcccAGCTTTACAGCAAgttgtttttatacatctcaaagtgtgcaaGGAAATGGGAgtgtgcaacatttttgtgcatacacaccatttatacacgaggccccggTACTGTTTTCTGCTTATTTATATTCACTTCTCAATATGTGACTTGTCACCACcgctcagttcaaaagcctgcatctctgatggtatgggggtgcattagtgcctatggaattggcatcttgcacatctggaaatgcaccatcaatgctgaaaggtatatacaaGTTTTGGAGCAACTATTTGGGGACGCCTTGCATATTTCAAAAAGACAGTActaaacagcatacagcaactaTTACAACAGAATGGTTTCGTAGCACAAGAGTCCAGGTGTTGAACTGGCTTGCCTGCAGTCCAAACCAGTGGCATTATTAGCATAGATCATAAAGTCACAAATTCAGACCTCTTTAGCAATGcagcaaacaaaaaattaaaaaataatgaaaacaagttAGACTTTCCTGTTATGCATGTGAATGGACGGATACAACCCACAAAAATATTTGTCTAAATTCActggaaaaatagaaaataataagaaaagtcTTTATTgtcatgacaaaaaaaacaactagtgaatgatttcatgatgatactaataaaatgcaaatgttatTGCCAAACACTCAAGACTAGCACAAAGTATTTCTGCATCTGCACCTAAAAGTTGTGCTCATGCTACTTGGTACAACTGTGTTGCATTATTTACAGGACACCAATGGTTTCACCTCAACTGCAGGCAGGTTCTACATTTTCTATTGCACTTGAACCAAATGTAGGCATAAGAGTGTGTGTGGCACACGTTCTTAATACATGATGCAATGCTACCAAAGACCAATATATCTGGTTTCAGACCAATAAACTAATTACCAGTTTGTTGGGTAGGCATCAGCATTACGATTATGTTGCTAAGACTTCTGCATATGCATGCAACATGTCACTACAGTTTATTGCTTATATAAAAAATTATGCCTTTGCATTTGATCATCCAAACAGGGTGGACTTGATTGTATAAAATATAATGAGGTCAAACAGGTTTTAGAATTTACTTCCTTGTCCCCGATGTTGCCATGTTTGGTTCAAATTGGCAAACTCACAGTTCTCAATTGGATTAGACAGGTTTGATAAGGCAACATTGCGCTATATACTTTTAAACCCGTGGAAAAGGATTTTCTGCGTTGCATTATCACTTTattgtacacattttattattcttacattaacaaataaattgGAAGATGTCTTCAGTAATACAATAAGTAAACGATTATCTTATTTAGACAGTTGCATCGACTTTTCCGGATATATACTCTTGATTTCAAGTTTCCATTAAATAAAGTCGTATGCCTTGCTATGTGTTTAACAGTTTACTATGTGCTGAACATTCAGACTTTCCCAAGGTGCATCTACATTAAATATCTACTTTTAGCAAAATCACATGCGGTATTATTTAGAAATAGCACACATTAATCACCAAATTGTTAGCTGGGTTGAAAATAAATGCACCACTCTTCGCGAAAAATACAGTTTCACACTGCATTTACTTAAACCTACAGTTATTATTAATCACAAATAGGAAAATTATCCTTACCTGACAGAGTGTACATGCAAGTCCAGTTGCTGAACGGCTGGTTTCAGCAAGTCGATCAATCCCTCGGCAAACGCATCCTTCCCTGACGGACTTTCCACCACAGGCAGTGCTGCCATGTTTATGTTTCATCTTCCGTAACGGGTGATACTGGGTAATGTAGtcctgaatttatttatttttaagttaccGCGGTGAGGTGTGGGTTATGTAGTCACTGGCGAGATTTACATTACGAATTTGGTAACGTTACATTTCAAGTTCAAACTAATATGGAAGTTTATTCGTTActctaacaaaaaatatattgcttTATTTCACTTCCGTAGTCTAGTTCatagtttgatttttaaaaataaactattaaaataGATTGGCCTTACAAACCCTGGTCATACACTCTCTCATGTCTTCACAGGAAGGAAAATGTACCTTTTAAAATTCCACTGTCATTGCTAAAATCATGGGGTACATGCATTCTTTGAAATAAGTCGATAGATGCTGGAAAATTTGCCAATATTGCCATTATTTATAGTTAGTATAGTATCAATTGCAGATTTTGATGAAATATTAGAAACGGTGGAGCTGTTTCTTTTGCCAAAGCCACTGTTACATATAAAAAGCAGTGCATTCGTGAAAGATTATTTCTGAAGTATTGTTGTTCAAGGAATACATTTGTATTATCTTAACAGACATAACTTAAAGAATATTGGAAAGAGCATATTGCACATTAGTAGTGACTGGAATACAGAGAAAAACATTCAAAGAGGAGTTTGAAGAAGACTTCTTTTCCATCTCTAACCAAGCAGGTGAAGATTTGTTACACCCTGCTTCCATACCTTCCACCATCTCAAACTGCAGATTGGATATTTCCAGTTCCACATACAGTTTAATACACAATTAATATCTCCTGCCACTTAATAAGTATGGGAGGTCATATTGGGAATTAGTAGCACAACTATTGATATAAATATTGCATCATACAAGTTTGTTGCTGCATACTATGCTGTATGAAAGGGGTCATTTTTTGAATCAAAATTCCAAACCCTCTGGCTGTCTTACTATACAGTGAAAGGTCTAGCCCATCATTCTCTTTTCAGTCTAAAAGCTGGTCCTCACTATTTAAACAGGGTTCCTGCAGGAATACCGTATCTGATTTTAAAGATAGAAGATGAGAAAGCACTTTCTTCATTTTAGCTTTACTTTTAGAATTAAAGGAAGATCACAAAAACCACTGTATGCACAATGTTCATACATATGGTAATAGTTACTTACTATCACTTcaataattattgtaaaattgGGAAGACGGTTGTACAAGCATctcaaattctttttttctaaCTCACAGGAAAGTGCTAGAAAGTCTGCAACctttctctttattctttttaattccaAAATCTACAgaatggtccagatctaactatgcaattattgcattgcatttcatGAAAAgctgcatagttagatctggaccaccctatacctTTAACATGAAATTTGTCCATGCACCTGAATAATTTGAGAATCATAACCCTAGACCTACTGGTGGGTGAAACATTGCAGCTCTTGATGCTGTGCTTCTTTATAATTTCAAATGTTTCTGAGGGAATCATCTCCATTATTTTGCCTATAAGTCATTTCCTAAGTAGGACCCAATAAATCTTCAATGATCTCTAGCCACAAAATATGGACAGAACCTTGGCAACAATCATATATTGaagaaaatatagcaaaagaGCATCTAGATCGACACACATATTGATTGTGATCTCTGAGCATAAtatgtaaaacaatttttaatctgATCTACagagagtgagtgtgggtgtgtacatGAATGTACCTTGTGATTGATTAGAGCATCTTTATCCCTGCCCAGGGTTCATTCCTGATACATGTgtgatgctgctaggataggttcTGTCTCTCTATTggcaaaataaattggaaaatgCAAGCAGTcagagggagaaagaaaaaaaaattaaaaagtaaaaaagcacaTATTGTAGATGAAATTTAAGTTGGAAACAATGCCTAGTCTTGATCAATATTACTTATACAGTATTACATCTTTTCTCTTGCTTTCAGTACACACAGCTCTAATTAGCCTGACTTTTCACACTGtcatcaattttaaaatatttaccattTGTTGAGCTCTAAATGGGTAAAATACAAATGGGGAAAGCCTTAAATCAAATGGTTACATATTACAGAAAAGCCATTAActttacaaaattgaaaaaatacacTTGTTTATTAACTGGGAGGAAATTTAGGTTCTTTTGGGTGGTACCTTTATTGATCTTTTTCTTAGCTAAAGAAATAACTAAGATTGCATCcgtttcttcattttttgtataACTAAAGTCCATTCTAAGACTTAGGGGGTAACAGGGTTTATCTCAGAAGCAGTGGCAATTGGCAGAAAACACCCTTAAAGAAATACCAAGagtgttttatgtacagtaactATATCCTGGCAGCAACAGTAGCAAAGCAAAAACTTATAAGGGAATCACTGTAAGATTCTTCCAAAAGGAGGCAAGTAAATGCGGCTTTCTCTTTACCTGACATCAGCTGCCATGATTCACCCCTTTTAAGAACATAAATGTATGATGTCACAGCTCTCACTGTAGAAGATAATACATTTACTCAAGAAGCGTCTGTTTTTCTTCCAAATTAGCAAGGGCAAGCAAATCAGCATGCACTTTGTGAGAAACCCATGCTCTGTGGGGTTAATTTAATAATCAGCCTGACTGGGAAGACAGCTTACAGACAAAGACATCTTAATAAAGAACATTTCAACTGCACAGATTAAGTATTTCAGCTCAGATTTGAATTTAGGCTAATACCCAACATTCAAACTTCCTCTCTACCCTCACATacctgtactgtacatattttacacTGCAATACTTATGGATACACTCtattctttttaagacttaagaTTCCATCAATAGTCCAAAACGCAAATCAAACATAAGTACAAGAATTAGCATTTTTAATCATAATAAAAAGATCAATGCATTTTTGAGTTAAAGAAAGTCAGCGTTATACAAaaatattgcttattttatttctcaaaaatgTGATCATACACAATGTGCTAACGACCATATTACTAGAATTAATCTTTCAATCGTTTAGCTAATGCCCTGATCACGGTTGTGGGTGCACAGGAAAATAAACGCCTGTAGATGCACACGCATACACGTTTTTGAATTAGTATTTCCCTGAAAATATAACGAAAGACAATAAAACTGTAATAAATTGTAGATCTGTTCAACTCGAACCAATTAAAGTTCACCATATGAATATACtagttgttttataataataaaaatataaacgtaCAATTAGATATGCACATTTGCAATATCGCAAAACTATATCTTGCCCCGCCCAAACTGATCAAAACTTTTTaaggtattttttattattcaagtCACAATAAGTTCTAGAAATTCAAAGAACGCTATAGCTGCTCATTAGTAACATATGCTCTGCATTtttgttgctattattattaatgatgtaATTCTTTCTCCTGCACTGCCCATCTCGTGCCGACAGCTGCAGTGACGTCACATAGACGCAAAGAATGCTCCACCCCGCGCTGGCGTCTGACGCAAGCCGTATAAAAATGCTCCATTTTACTCTCGCGGCGGCCATTTTGTTCGTTTAAAGAGGGGTTTGGTGTTGGAGTATCGTAAGCTTAAGACATTCTTTCTTGTATAAATGAAATATAGGAAACCCTTGAAAAAGCCCAGTAAAGAAAACGAAACTTTCTGATTACGATTGGTCAACATCTTTACTACAGCAACTTAAGTACCATCTCAGAAATATCTGCACGCGACAATAAAGACCTCTCGCCGAAGAGAGTAAGTAAATCCACCAAATCTAGGCCAAAGCATTTGTTGGGTCAGTAGCCGTTGTTTCTGATTTTAGTTTGACTGAGAGAAGTCAATTGATTTGTTAATATGTGTGTTCTAATGCGGTTAACTCGTGAGGTTAgcttttttgttaacatttgtttTTGCGTCTTTACGGAGTCTGCCAAAGTTAAACACTTTTGCAGTTTCTAGTTGTGGTTTTATTTCCCAGTCATATCATCTACGCAGTGTATTCCCCAGGCAGACATAGAAAAAAGTAAACTTATTCAACAAACATGCTGTTTTGTAATAACAGAATCCCGCTTTTAATGGGTAAGTGTGAATGTACGACTTTTGAGTGatggtaaatacatttttaaccgCATAGTGTGACTGGCCTTAGTTGGTTGCTTAATTTTCATCTCAAGGTAATCCTAAAGCATTGCAAATATTCATAAACGAAAATTGTccgacattttcatttttattggctTAATGGGGTGATTTAAAGCAGGTGAGGCGACTGTTTTAGTGCCCTGGGtgtagaactgttttttttttttttcttgtcgtaGTCTGCCGCCATCCATCAATTAATACGCATGTCGAAAAGAGCATCAAATGTAGCTTTTGCTAAAGTAATTTTGAGATCTACATGTctttattaatatgctgtatatgtgTAAAGCACATGTCACTAACACACATTCCTGCCGATTTAGAGAAAACCTATGGTGAAAAATAGATCAATGAGCCCCTCGAAAATTACAATTAACTCTACTACATACGTGATGTTTAATACTCTTAATACTTCCATCCTAGAAATAATTGCTAcagttatacaaaaaaaatctttaacattGTTCatgttgtatttgtattttttgtctggAAGCTTAATGTCTTTGATTTTCCCATTGTCCTATTTTCTCTTATGTAGTTTTTAAGCTAAATGTATTACAAATGTCTTCTGAATTCAGAAAATGTTGACTATTCAGTCCACAACTACAGTATTTACCCTACTTTACCGTAGTAAATCCAGTGTTATATTATGATATACATTTCTTTGTTCTTGTATTTAATGTTATTGTAACACTTGTCCATTCCAAGAGAAATAAATTAGTTACTACAGGTATTACCTGTGTAGATAAGTCTACGTACcatcttatttctttttatgaATCTCAAATATTTGGAGGCATTTTGCAATTGTtttctgctttaatttaaaaGGTAAACGTACAGCTAGTGTTAGCAAGAAATTACAGGGAGATGCAATTTACATGACTCcattaaaacattttcagattCAAGTTAAGAGCTTGTCACCTTCTGCTGCATGACGGTGCCTCTACTCATATGAGGTTCTTTCCAGTGTCTCTTCCACAGTCTCGCCCCTTTCTGTTGTATTACTCATAAACACAAGGCTTTAGATAGTCGGGCCTCTCCTGTTTGTGTAGTCTAAAATTCTATGCTTCTTACCTTGTGGCTATATTGAAAACATtgtgtttataaatataaaagggGAAAAAGGCCCATAAGTTTACCCAGTTGACAACAGACCTCCAAACTGGTCCAAAAATGTTTGATTTCTCTTCCTGTCTGCTTATCAATAGCACAAAGTAGAGTTAGGTCTTTTAtaaagtactagcaaaatacccgcgcttcgcagcggagaagtagtgtgttaaagaggttatgaaaaaaaaaggaaacattttaaaaataacgtaacatgattgtcaatgtaattgtgttgtcattgttatgagtgttgctgtgttttatatacataaaatacacacacacacatataaacatatatatacatatacacatatatatacatatctacatatacatatatatatatatatatatatatatatatatatatatatatatatatatacacacatatacacatccacatatcaacatatatatatacacatatatacacacacacacgctttatgggtgatgattgttttactctttttatctttattttattttattgtagaatcaactcctatctgcgcacagcagggcagccgtgggcggatgcgtatggtgtattcactccatgttatcgtgcattgcgctgtcagtggtattttgataaaagaatttgaacaacatataagaagcgtataaattattaaacagtaaaacattaacatttaagaagtaaagttacattaagtactactgcagttccttcgggtatacctcattttttgtttgcccattacatgcttaaatgtataaattttttggtgcacctacccgagaacacgcgacatataaccgagcgtgggagaagcatggattttaaacacgcgttgagttcatctgctggtctccctcgttaaataactggtaatgtttgactaaaatgtacagcgagtaaaacgacat of the Erpetoichthys calabaricus chromosome 2, fErpCal1.3, whole genome shotgun sequence genome contains:
- the snapin gene encoding SNARE-associated protein Snapin produces the protein MAALPVVESPSGKDAFAEGLIDLLKPAVQQLDLHVHSVRESQVELREHIDNLATELCRINEDQKVALDLDPYVKKLLNARRRVVLVNNILQNAQERLRRLNHNVAKETARRKTMLETSGVFTPRSPSK